The DNA segment CTCGGCCAAGAAAGGGCAGGTCAGCGCTCCGGCCCACCAGTTTGCCTTTGAGCCGGAGGACTGCCTTGTATTCGGGCCGGAAACGCGTGGTCTGCCGCAGGAAATTCTGGCGCTTTCACCCCACCGTATCCGCATTCCCATGCTGGAGGGCCGTGTGCGCAGCCTCAACCTTTCCACCTCAGCGGGTATTGTGCTGTACATGGCCCTGGCCCGCACCGGCCTCATGGAGGATTGGGCGTGAGTCTGGCGCAGCTATTCCCCTATTCCGTGTGGGAATGCTGGTGGCTTGCCCCTCTGGCCCTGATTTTTGATCTCTGGCTGGGCGACCCTGACCTGCCGTGGCGGCATCCTGTTTGCGCGGTGGGCAAGCTGCTGAACTGGCTGGAAGCTCCGGCGCGGCGCTTTATGCGCAAGAACGGGCCGGATGTCGAGCGCCAGCGCGGGCGCTTTGCCGGGGCAGTTGCCCTGGCAGTGCTTGTGGGCCTGACGGGCGCGGTTGCGTGGGGGCTGGTTTCCTTGCCGGTGGTTGGGCCGCTGCTGGCCCTGTATCTGGCCTGGGCCGGGCTTGCTCTGGGCAGCCTGCTGCGCACCGGGCAGGAGGTGCTGCGCCGGGTGGAACACTATGACGAGCCGCAAGCGCGAGAAGCGCTTTCGTGGCTGGTCAGCAGGGACACTTCCAGCATGGATCGCCCCCTCATGCGCAAAACCCTGGCCGATACGCTTTCTGAAAATCTTACGGACGCCTTTATGGCTCCTTTTTTCTGGCTGCTCGTGGGCGGACCTGTGGCCATGTGGTGCTACAAGGCCGTGAGCACTACTGATTCCATGTGGGGCTACGTGACGGAAAAGTGGCTCTGGCTGGGCTGGGCCGGGGCGCGCGGCGATGATGCGCTGGCCTACGTTCCTGCCCGTTTGTCGGCCTGCGCGGCCTGCCTTGCGGACAGATGCGCGGCCTTCTGTGAGCATCATCTACGTTTTTTGCCCGGCAAGATGCGGCCTGTACGCCATTGGCAAGGCCGTTGGCCCGGTTTCCGGGTTGTAACCCGACAGGCCGTGGGCATGCCAAGCCCCAATTCCGGCTGGTCCATGACGGTCTGCGCATGGCTGTGCGGCGCGCGCATGGGCGGGCCGTCCGTGTACTTTGGCACGCTGACACCAAAACCCTGGCTCGGGCCGGAACAGGGCGAGGCCGCGCCCTGGGATCGCAAGCGCTTGCTGGCGCTTTGCGAACTCTTGCGCTATAGCGCCTTGTGTGGGGGACTGACGCTCTGGCTGTGCTTCATGGTGGTCAGTCTGCCTAATTTTTGAGGAAGATATGTCGTTAATAGTGCTGGGTGCTGTATGCCTGCTGGTGGGTATTCTGGTCGGGCTTACGGGCGTAGGCGGTATCCTTGTTCCTCCGGGGCTGATCCTGCTGAGCGGGCTTGAGCCGCACGAGGCCATGGGGACGGCGCTGGCATCCTTTTTGCCCATCGCGCTGGTGGGAACCGTCATGTACCGCCGTTTGGGCCATGTGGACTGGTCGCGGGCCACGCCCTTTATGATCGGTGGCCTCGCGGCTCTGCCGGGGGCCGTGCTCAACGCCAGCATCAACGCAAAGCCGCTGGTGATTTTGCTTGCGGGCATCATCCTGTTTGCGGGCTTTTGCGTATTGCGGCCCCCCAAGGCTGGCGGCAGCATTTTTTGGCAGAGCAGGGCGGGATTTTTTTTCATCGGGGCGAGTACGGGCTTTCTGGCGGGCATGACCGGCGCTGGCGGCCCGGTGCTGACCATCCCCTGGATGATAGCCGCCGGGGTTGCCCCAATGACGGCTGTGGGCCTTGCCATGCCGTATCAGGTGGTTACAGCCCTGTTTGGCACCGTGGGCAATATAGCTGACGGGCATGTGGATTTTGCCCTGTTGCCGATAGTATGCATTCTTGAAATCGCTGGTTTTGCATGCGGCGTGGTTCTGGCAAAACGCACGCCCACGGGCATGCTGCGCACCCTCATTGGCGGCGTATGCTGCTTACTTGGCCTGTTTTTGCTGCTGCGCGAACTGGAGCAGTATTTTTTGAATTGATCGGAATGGATTTTTCCAAAGCAGGCTTGGGCGGGCTTTGGCCGCCACAAGGCGAGTGGCTCAGACGTTGATTGTTTTCCACGGGCAGACCTGATTCGGGCTGCCCCTTTGCCGCAAGGCAAGTATGCCGTCCATTGCATTCCCCGAGGGGGCCGCATGAATATCGCCGCGCTTTTTATCCGCCGCCCTGTGGCCACTGTGCTGATAATGCTGGGCATGCTCTTTTTTGGCGTGTCGGGGTACCGCAACCTGCCTGTAAACCAGTTGCCCACGGTGGATTTTCCCACCATTCAGGTGCAGGCCGAGCTTGCCGGGGCCGACCCGGAAACCATGGCTTCCTCCGTGGCTACGCCGCTGGAAAAAGAATTCTTCACCATTGCGGGCATCGATTCCATTTCATCGGTCAATTCCACAGGCCGCACACGCATCACCATCCAGTTTGCCCTTGACCGCAATATCGATGCCGCGGCTCTGGACGTGCAGTCGGCCATCGGCCTTGCCCAGCGCCGTTTGCCCTCCAACATGACCGTGCCGCCGAGCTTCCGCAAGGTGAACCCCGCCGATCTGCCCATCCTGCAATTGCGGGTATCGTCTGCCACCTTGCCGCTCTATGTGCTCAATGAATACGCGGACACGCTCATCGGCCAGCGCCTTTCCATGGTGGACGGCGTGGCCCAGGTGGTCATTTACGGGCAGAAGCAGTACGCCGTGCGCGTGCAGCTGAATCCGGACGAGCTGGCTACACGCGGCCTTGGCATTGACGAAGTGGCCGATGCTGTTGCCGCAGCCAACAGCATGCTGCCCACAGGCTCGCTGGAAGGGTCGCACCGGGCTGATTCCATCAAATCTTCGGGCCAGCTTATGAACGCCCGCGCTTTCAGTGACGCGGTGGTGGCCTACCGCAACGGCGCGCCCGTGCGTCTGCGCGATCTGGGCGAAGTGGTGGACAGCTTCAAGCAGGACAAGCAGCTCACCTGGAGCAACGGCGGCGCGCCCAGCATCATGCTGGCCGTGGAGCGCCAGCCCGGCACCAATACCGTGCAGGTGGTGGATTCCATCCGCGCCCTGTTGCCCGCGCTGGAAAAGCAGTTGCCGCCCTCCGCCAAGGTGGAGGTTTTTTACGACCGCTCCGAATCCATCCGCGAATCCGTGTCGGACGTAAAATTCACTCTGGTGCTTACGGTATTTCTGGTGGTGCTGGTCATCTTTATCTTTTTGCGTAACCTGCCCGCCACCATCATTCCCAGCCTTGCCCTGCCCATGTCGGTTATTTCGACCTTTGCCGTCATGTCTGTGCTGGGCTACAGCCTGGACAACCTCTCGCTCATGGCCCTGACCCTTGCCGTGGGTTTTGTGGTGGACGATGCCATCGTCATGCTTGAAAATATCGTGCGGCATCAGGAAATGGGCAAAGACCCGCAGACGGCGGCCTTTGACGGCTCGGCGGAGATCGGCTTCACCATTGTTTCCATGACGCTCTCGCTGGCGGCGGTGTTCATTCCAGTGCTGTTCATGGGCGGCATTGTGGGGCGGCTGTTCCGCGAATTCGCGGTGGTCATCATTGCCGCGATCCTGAGTTCCGGCGTGGTTTCGCTCACGCTCACGCCCATGCTCTGCGCCTATTTTTTGAAGGCCCAAGGGCGGAACATGGCCGGGCACAAGCCTGCCGTGAGCGGGCTGTACGGCGCACTCGAACGATGTTTTGACAGGCTGGCCGACCTGTACGCCCGTTCGCTGGATGTGGCGCTGCGCCATCGGCGCATTACCCTGTTGGCCTCTTTTGGCCTGTTGGCCCTGACAGTATGGCTGGGCATGATTATTCCCAAGGGCTTTTTGCCCACGGAAGACATGGGTCTGTTGCAGGCCAGCACCGAGGCGGAGCAGGGCGTGTCCTTTGAGGGCATGGTGCGCGCGCAGCACAGCCTTGATCCCATGCTAGAATCCTCCGCCCATGTGGCGGCCTACAACTCCATTGTGGGCATTGTGGGCGGCAGCCAGAGCATGAACAACGGCATTCTGCTCATGCGGCTTGCGGAGCACGACAAACGCCCCGGCATTGAGGCCGTGGCCCAGAAGCTGCGCAAGGATCTCAACACCTCGCCTTCCATGCGCGTATTTGTGCGTGTGCCGCCCACCATCAGCATTGGCGGCCGTGCGTCCAAAGCCCTGTATCAGTACACGCTGTTTGGCCCGGATATGGGCTCGCTTTTTGAAAGCGCCCAGCGCATTGAGGATGCCCTGCGCAAGCTGCCGGAATTGCAGGACGT comes from the uncultured Desulfovibrio sp. genome and includes:
- a CDS encoding CobD/CbiB family cobalamin biosynthesis protein translates to MSLAQLFPYSVWECWWLAPLALIFDLWLGDPDLPWRHPVCAVGKLLNWLEAPARRFMRKNGPDVERQRGRFAGAVALAVLVGLTGAVAWGLVSLPVVGPLLALYLAWAGLALGSLLRTGQEVLRRVEHYDEPQAREALSWLVSRDTSSMDRPLMRKTLADTLSENLTDAFMAPFFWLLVGGPVAMWCYKAVSTTDSMWGYVTEKWLWLGWAGARGDDALAYVPARLSACAACLADRCAAFCEHHLRFLPGKMRPVRHWQGRWPGFRVVTRQAVGMPSPNSGWSMTVCAWLCGARMGGPSVYFGTLTPKPWLGPEQGEAAPWDRKRLLALCELLRYSALCGGLTLWLCFMVVSLPNF
- a CDS encoding tRNA (cytidine(34)-2'-O)-methyltransferase gives rise to the protein MQIVLFEPEIPPNTGNIARLCAATDTTLNLIEPLGFKLEDRYLKRAGLDYWPNVRLRVWPDWAAFAAQGQQGARLVLTSAKKGQVSAPAHQFAFEPEDCLVFGPETRGLPQEILALSPHRIRIPMLEGRVRSLNLSTSAGIVLYMALARTGLMEDWA
- a CDS encoding efflux RND transporter permease subunit, encoding MNIAALFIRRPVATVLIMLGMLFFGVSGYRNLPVNQLPTVDFPTIQVQAELAGADPETMASSVATPLEKEFFTIAGIDSISSVNSTGRTRITIQFALDRNIDAAALDVQSAIGLAQRRLPSNMTVPPSFRKVNPADLPILQLRVSSATLPLYVLNEYADTLIGQRLSMVDGVAQVVIYGQKQYAVRVQLNPDELATRGLGIDEVADAVAAANSMLPTGSLEGSHRADSIKSSGQLMNARAFSDAVVAYRNGAPVRLRDLGEVVDSFKQDKQLTWSNGGAPSIMLAVERQPGTNTVQVVDSIRALLPALEKQLPPSAKVEVFYDRSESIRESVSDVKFTLVLTVFLVVLVIFIFLRNLPATIIPSLALPMSVISTFAVMSVLGYSLDNLSLMALTLAVGFVVDDAIVMLENIVRHQEMGKDPQTAAFDGSAEIGFTIVSMTLSLAAVFIPVLFMGGIVGRLFREFAVVIIAAILSSGVVSLTLTPMLCAYFLKAQGRNMAGHKPAVSGLYGALERCFDRLADLYARSLDVALRHRRITLLASFGLLALTVWLGMIIPKGFLPTEDMGLLQASTEAEQGVSFEGMVRAQHSLDPMLESSAHVAAYNSIVGIVGGSQSMNNGILLMRLAEHDKRPGIEAVAQKLRKDLNTSPSMRVFVRVPPTISIGGRASKALYQYTLFGPDMGSLFESAQRIEDALRKLPELQDVNSDLQLKNPELRVTIDRNRAAALGVTPQQIELALQSAYGSREVSTIYAPTDDYSVFVELQKPFQKDRSALSRLYVRSKGGDLVPLNTLAQFSTGVGPIAVNHNGQFPSVTISYNLRPGISLSQGVGAVEAAARPLLPDTVTAESQGTAQAFQSSLKGMGWLLVLAIVVIYLVLGILYESFIHPFTILSGLPSAGFGALATLWLFGMELDLYGFVGIIMLLGIVKKNAIMMLDFALEAQKKDPSLDPLAAITQGCHVRFRPIMMTTVAALMGALPIAVGIGAGADARRALGLAVVGGLCFSQLVTLYITPVYYYYMEKLSRRLGRLWGGRFKQNRQEHAEKGQAFPPSH
- a CDS encoding sulfite exporter TauE/SafE family protein — its product is MSLIVLGAVCLLVGILVGLTGVGGILVPPGLILLSGLEPHEAMGTALASFLPIALVGTVMYRRLGHVDWSRATPFMIGGLAALPGAVLNASINAKPLVILLAGIILFAGFCVLRPPKAGGSIFWQSRAGFFFIGASTGFLAGMTGAGGPVLTIPWMIAAGVAPMTAVGLAMPYQVVTALFGTVGNIADGHVDFALLPIVCILEIAGFACGVVLAKRTPTGMLRTLIGGVCCLLGLFLLLRELEQYFLN